The following DNA comes from Scomber scombrus chromosome 7, fScoSco1.1, whole genome shotgun sequence.
CTGGTCATGTGATACAGGTGTTCTGGTCAAGTGATACAGGTGTTCTGGTCATGTGATGCAGGTGTTGTGGGTCATGTGATGCAGGTGTTGTGGGTCATGTGATACAGGTGTTGTGGGTCATGTGAGGGTCATGTGATACAGGTGTTGTGGGTCATGTGATGCAGGTGTTGTGGGTCATGTGATGCAGGTGTTGTGGGTCATGTGATGTAGGTGTTGTGGGTCATTTGATGCAGGTGTTCTGGTCATGTGATGCAAGTGTTCTGGTCATGTGATGCAGGTGTTGTGGGTCATGTGATACAGGTGTTGTGGGTTATGTGATGCAGGTGTTGTGGGTCATGTGATGCAGGTGTTCTGGTCATGTGATCAGACCTGCAGGCTGACAGTCAGACTCTGATGCAGAGCTGCAGTCAGACGCTCCACCAGACGATCCTGAACTGACCCACAGCTCTCCTGAAAGGTGAgtcagagtgatgtcagcaCAGGTGAGGcatctgattggttgaaataaaaacactgaattcaaTCAAACTGAGAGCAAAGGTGGTTATTATGGGGTAGTCAGGCATCAGGAGAGTGGAGCTACACAGTTTTTAATTAATGATTCTCACTTCAGTTCAGATCACTAATTTAATAACTTTGGACAATTACTCTATCAATTTTGTATTGTTTCAAAGTACTATTCAACTTCATCAACTGGTCCTGTGGAttcttctctttcatttaaGTTTGGTTTTCCACTCTGtccaaaacaaatgaacaataaataaacaatcaaacaacaaataagtttaaaaaaaataaactaatacacaaataaataactaaataaatgaatgaatgaataaataatcagaCAGTGGGTGTAGTTGTTACCTTGCAGTGAGACAGAGCAGTCAGAGCCTGTTTGTAGAACTGAACAGCTTTCTGCTGTTTCCTCTGCTTCAGGTAACAGTCTGCTAACGACTCACACACCTGTACCTGAGCACCATGGTCCtctgcacagagacacacacacacacaggtgacatcacacacacacttacagctGCACCAGCCTTCATCTACTGCtgaatatttcagtatttaGCTTTAATGTCACATTGAGTCATCTTCCTGTCTGCTGGTTTATGCTACAACTATAACTGTAATGTATTAAACTGGTTGTAACTGCAGTGGATGGAGCAGTCTACACtgtaaaccgtacagcagcctgacagccaatcagaatccttcctataaaccatacagcagcctgacagccaatcagaatccttcctataaaccaaacagcagcctgacatttacagtaaaacttcaaaatctgcaaatatattaataatgactttatttatttgtatgtatttattgtaatgcagGTTTGCTCCTCATTATCATGTTCAGATGTGAGTTCATACTGTGTCTCTGCTGTGGGTTACATTATAGTTCATCACATCCTTATCTTTGTGGTTATGGTTCGTAGTGTGGATGGGTCTTTACTGTGGGctgaagtgtgtttattttatctttcagtTCTTAGAACTgggtttatattatatatgttctTTAACACACTGCTGTATCTACTGCAGTGACTCCCAAACTTTATTGGCTTCTGACCACTTAAAGCAAAGTGCCCCTGTCACATCATCTAccagttaatttattttattttaattgaataactTTTAGACAGTTTTCACAGTAAGGTGACAGTTAGAGCCTGATGGTACCGATGTCTCTGAATCCCTGCAGAGCGTGCAGGAAGctctctgctgcctcctcctcctcacccagCTGACTGCAGGCTAACGCCAAGTTACTGAAACACCGAGCCTGGTCACCACGGCAACCCAGAGAGcctacacacgcacacaaacacacataaagacatacacgcatgcacacatatacatacacacacaattactaCACAATACTGACATGCAGTTTGTACAGTGTTGAGATTGGTTGAGCAGGACAGTGTGACTGATGATGTGACTGATGATGTgattgatcatgtgactgatcatgtgacctgaCCGTAGAGTCCAGCAGCCAGCCTGTGGTAGCGTGCTGCAGCAGTGAACCGGCCCACAGAGTTGAGTGCGGCCCCGAGGTTGTGCAGCACACTGGCCAGCAGGGGGGGCCACTGAGAGGAGGGGCCCACAGCCTGCTGGAGACACGGCACTGCCTCCTGGAAACACCTGAGCTGGCAGTAAGACACGCCCACCGACAGGTACAGCTCACCTGCACAGCAACAGgtaatcaatcagtcagttaatcaatcaatcaatcaatcaatcagaaaGGTTATTAGTTCATTAAGGGTGATTACCCAGAGTTCTCGGGTCAGTGACGCTGTCCATCAAACTCAGACACTCTGTCAGCACGCCGATGATGTCATCCCGGCTGAACTGATCTGATTGGATCATGTGTCTTCCCGCCTCTTTGAGAGCGGCAGCCGTAGAGTCCAACATGGCCGCCACTCTGTAGTTGTCAGCCGCACGCAGGAAACCCTGAACCGCCAGAGACcagtcctacacacacacattatacacacacacacacattatacacattacacacaaacacacacacacacacattatacacacacactaacacctGTCTCAGGTCGGACCTGGTCGTCGCTATAGCAACGGCTCATCTCCATGCAGGCGTCTCCCTCGCTGGCTCCGTCTCCCTGGGAACGGTATAGCTGTGCGGCCTGCAGGAAGTAGGCGGCGGCCTCTCGGCTCTGCCCCAGTGCATTGTGGGCCAGGGCGATGTTGAACTGGAGGTCTGGGAGACGCTGCGCCCTCGGACCCGGCTCGGCCCGCTGCAGGAAGTCCAGACCCTTCTGAGGTCGGCCCACCTCCACGTAGGCTGCCCCAAGATTAAAGGAGCAGACTGCCACGAGCCGAGAGTCctgcagctgacacacacacaaacacacagtatacacacatacacacacacacacaaacacacagtatacacacatacacacacacaaacacagtatacacacatacacacacacaaacacacacatacagtataaacacacacacatgatgagAGATTAAtgacagattattattattattatattgacaGGCATTGAACTTGTTAACCTTTAACTtcaggtgacctttgacctcatgtGTCTCACCTGCTCTGCGTCCTTCAGAGCGGTCCTGAAGCAGCTCAGAGCTTCCTCCGTGCTTCCCTCCTGCAGAGCGTCGTGTCCCCGGCAGGTGAACTCCTCGATGGCCCCTCCATCCCCCTCCCCCTCACAGAGCTCCGcagccttcctcctcctcctcctcttcctcacttcctcctcctcacctgcaGGAGCTGCATCAGACGCCATGCTGGACTCACCTGGACGCCGTCtgaagagacagagatgaaaaaaagattgttttcaACCTGAAAGTCGTCAACAATGAATcaatagattgattgattgattgaatgattgatagGAGTCAAAGTCTTCAAACTGCTCAGTCTGATCAACTATTTCAGGTTTTTATCTTTAACAGAACACATTTTTAGAGTTTTTACtttgatcaaatgttttattttattgtgaatcaTTAAATCTGTTGATGAAGACCATGTGATGAAGAGCAGCTGCTGAGTGAAGGTGACACGTTAACACATCAGTGCAGTGATGCTCTGCAGGAGACCTCAGATATAGTATATCAGTATATATCTGTTcagatatatacatacacatccTTTATGGAAggaaagtattacagtaaaagtactgcagtagtatgagtgatactacagtaaagcataagtacctcaaactactgcagtataaagtacaagtacctcaaactgtactacagtaaagtacaagtacctcaaactgtactacagtaaagtacaagtacctcaaactgtactacagtaaagtacaagtacctctaactgtactacattaaagtataagtacctcaaactgtactacattaaagtacaagtacctcaaactgtactacagtagagtacaagtacctctaactgtactacattaaagtacaagtacctcaaactgtactacagttacTTCCagctgttgttattgtcactgatGCTGCTAAACTGATGCTAACCTGCTGCTAACACTCACCGTCTCCAGGtgaagatggtgatgatgatgatgatgatgaaggctcTTCATACTAAGGTGTTTACTGACAGGTAACCTGAATGTGTCACTAACTGTTCTCTGTCTcctgtaaagaaaaaatattaatttaacaaGCTGAGCTGCTAGCATAGCGGCTAGCATAGTTTGTTTGTGTCCGTTGCTATGGTAACTGGAGAGCTCGCCAGGAGGTATTAATATTAAACTTCAGACTAAAATACAAACTAATATATTCCAAATTAATGTGTACAATGTTCTGAAATAAAATGCAcgtttatttcattgtgtttgtcacaaagtaaataaaataataataataataatacagaagAATATTCCTCTGGTTTCTTTATTTTAGGATCACAAGTTTCCTTCAGAgtgaacaaacactgacacatttatcTTCTGCATGCTGAGAGTCAGTCAGGTAAATGCttctggaaaaaataacataaataccAAAAGGAGTAAAAGGTTTGTTTGAAAGAATATGAggatattttattgtatttataaaaagtTTAGATCTAACAGGATGTAGAGAGTTAATAAGGAAAAAGTCCTAATTGTCCTTCATATCTATAACTGTCTGAtgttctttgttatttttaatgttggtTCAGGTTgtatatgtttatatgatgtgtgtgtatgtgatgtacGCTTACTTATTTTGAAAACGTTCAATAAATATAGTGTTGGGGAAAAACTACAAACTAATTAAAGGCAAcataatttaacatgttttgtttttaaatgattatttcacACAAAgcgtttattattattattagtgttgttatgttattattattattattattagtgttgttatgttattttttattttttttttaattattatttttattattttactgtaaccAGGAAACTACATGGACCAGAATGCAACGCGGCGGAGTATCAGCCAATAGGAGAGGCTTCTGATCCTTTGGACCAATCAGCGAGCGGCGGGAGCTTTCAAACTTCAGACAGGAAACAGCCTTCAGGACGGAGTGTGTCGCTGGGCTTCAGATCGAGACCGGACTCTGGTTTATAAgtttttatggtctcaattTAAACTTTGTGAACTTGTAAAGAGACGTTTTATATTAATAAGAGTTTATTCAACGGCGGGAGACGCAGAGAGCAAAGAGACATCATGGCGGATTCAGCTCAGAGTCGCTGTGAGTCAAAACGTTTCTGATCTTTatctaaatgtttttatctaaatgtttttatctaaatgtttttaatcttaatgttaatatattaacacttttatatttgtgtgtgtgtatgaatgtatgtgtgtgtatatatgtgtgtatatgaatgcgtttgtgtgtatatgaatgtgtgtgtgtatgaatgtgtgtgtgtatgaatgtgtatatgaatgtgtatatgaatgaatgtgtgtgtgtatataaatgtgtgtttgtatatgaatgaatgtgtgtgtgtatgtatgaatgtgtgtgtgtgtttatatgaatgcatgtgtgtgtgtgtatatatgtgtattaatatgtgtgtgtgtgtgtgtgtgtgtgtgtgtgtatatgtgtattaatatgtgtgtgtgtgtatatatatgtgtattaatatgtgtgtgtgtgtgtgtgtgtgtgtgtgtgtgtgtgtgtgtgtgtgtgtgttacagatgAGCGTCTGACAGCAGAGCAGATGGATGAACAGAGGATTCAGAGTGTTGCTTATCAGTATTTGTGCAGACTGGAGGAAGCAAAGAGGTTTCTATCAGATCCAAACTGTTTATTATctaaatgtgttcatgttgtttacattctgttcattcacatttatacactgaGCTGATAATAACCaccagaaacacatttatacactgagCTGATAATAACCaccagaaacacatttattaaagcctgacccacagtttacaaacaatagaaataaaatgcagctttttgaatgtttgtgcagctgatacacagttttatttacttatcaataataatcaataatcatcaTTGAATAGTGACGGTGaatgttttaatcaaacatCTAGATCAACACATTTAGCaggaatgtaaaatattaataataatgatgttttaattattgttaaatGAGCCTCAGTGTGTTTCAGGAGCGATGTTGCCGTGTTGTTGCTACGGTAACAGAGTATTAACTGCACctggtgatgacatcatctccTCCTCAGGTGGATGGAGGCGTGTCTGAAGGAGGAACTTCCTGCTCCCACCGAGCTGGAGGAAGCGCTGAGGAACGGAGTCCTGCTCGCTAAGCTGGGTCATCGCTTCGCTCCCAACGCCGTCGCTCTGAAGAAGATCTACGACCCCGACCAGCAGCGCTACCAGGTCCCAGTGTAACCAGTTTAACCAGTTTAACCCATTCAGACCAGTTTAACCCAGTTTAACCCAGTTTAACCCATTCAGACCAGTTTAACCTGTTCAGACTAGATTAACAGGgtgaaccagtagaaccagtgaCATTATTGATCACTGATGATATTGGTAATCAGAACAGAAGGTTAACCTGTCAATAATCACTAATCACCTGTATTGATCAGTATTAACCTGTATTGATCAGTATTAACTAGTATTGATCTGTATTGTTTGATCAGGCGGTGGGTCTTCAGTTCCGTCACACTGACAACATCAACCACTGGAGGAACGCTATGAGCACGCTCGGACTGCCAGCGGTCAGTGATGATTGATTCTTGATCGATCAGAGGTCTTGATCAGCTGATCGATCAGAGTATTGATCAGGTGTGTTGACAGACTGATcacatgatgatgttgttgcAGATCTTTCATCCTGAAACCACCGACGTCTACGACAAGAAGAACATGCCGAGAGCCGTCTACTGTATCCACGCTCTGAGGttcgtctgtctgtctgtctgtctgtctgactgtctgtctgtctgtctgtctttctgtctgtctctctgtctgtctgtctgtctgtctgtctgactgactgtctgtctgcctgcctgtctgtctgtctgtctgcctgtctgtctctctctctaactgtctgcctgtctgtctgcctgtctgcctgactgtctctctctctaactgtgtctctacctgtctgtctctctgcagtaTGTACCTGTACCGGCTCGGTGTGGCTCCACCGATCTATGACCTGTATGGAAAGGTGAAGTTCACAGGTAAATGACTGACAGGTTGGTTGCTAGGTAACGGCCTGTGATGctgcagtgagtgtgtgtgtatttaatgtgtgtgtgtgtgtgtgtgttcagaggaGGAGATCAACAACATGAAGCTGGAGCTCGATAAATACGGGATCCAGATGCCCGCCTTCAACAAGATTGGAGGAATCTTGGCCAATGAGCTGTCAGTGGACGAGGCCGCAGGTACAGAGAGGagatctgattggctgtgatgtcacacagcAGCATACAGTACttaccccccccctctcctcccgtCAGTCCACGCAGCAGTGATCGCCATCAACGAGGCGGTGGCCAGAGGTGATGTGAGCGACACAGTGGCGGCTCTGAGGAACCCGAACGCCATGCTGAGCGACCTGCAGGAGGCGCTGATGAGCGTCTATCAGGAGATGCTGCGGCAGGCGAAGAGAGGGAAAGCAGAGCGGGCGGCCAGGGTGAGTCTGAGCGATGATTGGTCGGTCTGTCAAATCCTGAGTGGGAAGATAAAATCAGATAATCctgaaatttacattattacagctgcaaaacataaaaagtaCACAGGCACTAAATCTATAGTCGTGGGTCAGTGATGGTTagtctccatgtggtttagtttaaatttaaagggttaaaatgataaaataaacgtatgaataacttcacacattctttgtttgtggacccagcatcaaatttctgcttttaatccatttagagagaatatattagaggattatggcaaaaatgtctaagtggtgtaaccataaaaactttgtaccaaataattcaacttgcttaaaaacagtaaatagtcaataaaacaccaaatcaactagtttggcatgatcttacattataactttatattaaataaaggtaatggaatacaattgttctacatattacatttactctggttaccatggagaccaggaaacatttacatgttttaaatgaagtcattattagtataagtccacttaaatacactgtaggtgataaaacctgtaatatttatcattcttttgtggttacaccatttgacattttcaggagcattcagtcttacttttggtaaaaaatggtgcaaatgtcatttcaaatgatataaaaccaacaaaaatactaaatgtacattttaacaaacctgatactgctttaaaactagtttaacagatttatgaattcatcatcttaccaacatttattattactgagcctggtcaaaaatattaacagtatgtacaattattattagtaatattGGTGTTAGAAAGATGATGAGACTGATATTACGCAGAttttatagagaaaataatatgtgtgtgtgtgtgtgtgtgtgtgtgtgtgtgtgtgtgtgtgtgtgtgtgtgtgtgtgtgtgtgtgtgtgtgtgtgtgtgtgtgtgtgtgtgtgtgtgtgtgtgtgtgtgtgtgtgtgtgtgtgtgtgtgtgtgtcagactggAGGTTCGGAGGAGAAGGATATCTATGAGGAGTATCTGACTCAGAAAGAGATCCAGAACAACATCAACATTGTCAACGGTGAGAATAAGAAgagttttttatttagttattttcagcagattttaataatgttgatgatttattttagagACGTAATGACAGCTGGTATTGATCAGGTATTGATCTGTGTGTATCAGTGCGATCGGCGGTGGAGCAGGTGGACGAAGCTCTGGAGTCTGCAGATGAACTCGTTCTGCTGGCCGCTCTGCAGCTGCCGTGTTTGGCCCTCAGAGGCCTCCGTACCGACAACGGCCCCTGGTACCTGGAGCAGCTGTCAGCTGACCGGCAGCAGAAGGCCCtggtaggacacacacacacacacacacacacacacacacacacacacacacacacacacacacacacacacacacacacacacacagacacacacacacacattaatatacagtgGGAGAAATAAGTATAGACTGCCTCTCCATCTTTTTCAGTAAACATATTTCCAGTGAGGATTTTTACATGAACTGTCACCAGACTTAAGTTTTAACTGaataaagtttcatttaaagaaatcaaagaaggaaaggaggaaggatggaagaaggaaggaaagtagtgaggaagggaggaagaaggaatgaaaggagtgaGGACGGGAGGaataaggatggaaggaaaggagggaggaaggaaggtaggagggaggtaggaaagaaggaaggagggagggaaggaggaagaaggaaggatggaagggaggaagaaggatggaaggaaacgagggaggaaggaaggtaggagggaggtaggaaagaaggaagaagggagggaagaaaggaggaacagtcaaaacagacggggtcaatttgacgacacaaaggttaaatgagagttttgtgtcttaatggagagtttggacgagcagaaatgtgatcaggttctagtggaagaggttaactaatatattgagttataacaacaactaatattaccagaaaaaccaacatatgggagagtattagtgaggaagccaatgctgttagtaaaaccacacaTGACTGATCTCTGTTGCTGCAGAGCTTACTGGAGGTTTATGAACACGTCTGTAACCAGTTACCAAGCTGTGTgatgtgatcatgtgacctctgacctctgaccctagGAGCAGGGCTGTGTGGATCCTCTGGAGCCGGACGAGCTGCAGGAAAGCGTCACCTTCTCCAACCAGGAAGCACAGAATGCCCAAAACAGtaagtcacttcctgtttcacccTCTGACCTCCGACCTCTGACACACTCTGtgctcacctgtgtgtgtgtgtgtgtgtgtgtgtgtgtgtgtgtgtgtgtgtgtgtgtgtgtgtgtgtgtgtgtgtgtgtgtgtgtgtgtgtgtgtgtgtgtgtgtgttacagtgcaGGCAGCAGTGCAGTGTGTGAACGCCTCTCTGCGTGGCAGCGACCCCAGACACACAGTCAGCTGTctgatgacctctgacctccagcTGCCTGAAGTTTTCCCGTCTGCTGCGACTCTTTATCACCGAGAACTACAACAGCTGCAGAGACAAACAccagaggtacacacacacacacacacacccacacacacctgctgcagtgtaatgatattaatataaaggTGTTACCTGTGCTTCCTGGTGTGTCCTGCAGGgggagctgcagcaggaggagctgtTCATCGCCGTGGAGATGCTCTCCGCCGTCGCTCTCATCAACCAGGCGATGAAGGCCGGAGACCTGCAGCTGTTCAGCTCCTCATTGGTCAGTCCGGCTGCAGGACTCTCTGATGCCGACCCGAGCCTGCTGGACAGGTACGCCTCactacacctgtctgtctgtctgtctgtctgtctgtctgtctgcctgtctgtctgtctgtctgtcttgtggtggtggtgatgataaaaacgatgatgataatgatgatgatgatgatgatgaagatgatggtgtgttcaggtactTTGAGTCTCTGGTGAAGCAGCAGGTTGGCAGAGATCTGCTGACCTGGAATCAGCTGCAGGAGGGAATCAACTCTGTGAACAACTCAGCACAGGACGAACACCAACgtatgtaacacacacacacatgtatcaCACActtatcacacacatacacacacacgtatcacacacactcacatacaaacacacatatatcacaCACTCTATTTACAATAAAGTTATACTTTACGGTTATAccttcaaccaatcagagcagctgtTAGTTTAATATCCCTGCTGTCAGGATTAAAGTGAtcatgtgacctttgacctccagaGATCGTGGCGGTCAGTGTGATTAACGAGGCTTTAATGAGAGGAGACGCTcagaagctgctgtctgctctgctgctgccatcCAGCGGAGTGGAGGAGGTTCTACCTGCCAACACCTGCAGATACCTCACACTGATGACCAGAGCCAGGCTGCACAAAGCTCAGGTAACTCAACAGGTGATCAGTCAGGTGACTCAACAGGTGACCAGTCAAGTGATCAGTCAGGTGACTCAACAGGTAACCAGTCAGGTGACTCAACAGGTGACCAGTCAGGTGATCAGTCAGGTGACCAATCAGGTATCTCAACAGGTAACCAGTCAGGTGACTCAACAGGTGACCAGTCAGGTGATCAGTCAGGTGACCAATCAGGTATCTCAACAGGTGACCAGTCAGGTGACTCAACAGGTGATCAGTCAGGTATCTCAACAGGTGACCAGTCAGGTGACTCAACAGGTGATCAGTCAGGTAACTCAACAGGTGACCAGTCAGGTGACTCAACAGGTGACCAGTCAGGTATCTCAACAGGTGACCAGTCAGGTAACTCAACGGGTGACCAGTCAGGTGACTCAATACGTGACCAGTCAGGTGACTCAACAGGTGACCAGTCAGGTAACCAGTCAAGTGACCAGACACTCAGGATTGAAACCAGTAACTGAGGCTGGAAGAATCTGACCTGTGATCTTTAATCAGAATAAATTTGAactgttctgtgtttttaaactgaGGTAATTTGTCTGTTCACCGTCCAATCAGGTGAGCCGAGACTCAGGAGCTGAGCTGTGGTTGGCTGACATCCAGGAGGCGGTGAGGAGAGCCAATCAGCAGAGTCAGAAATCTATGAAGTGTGAGTTAGTGATCGATTACTTTAACCTGATTTAttgatcacacacatacacatatcaATGGATTATCTCTCTGTATGCTGATAGATGATCtgtgtattgatgtattgattatGTGTTCCTGCAGTGTGTCTGTATGCTGATAGATGATCtgtgtattgatgtattgattatATGTTCCTGCAGTGTGTCTGTATGCTGATAGATGATCtgtgtattgatgtattgattatGTGTTCCTGCAGTGTGTCTGTATGCTGATAGATGATCtgtgtattgat
Coding sequences within:
- the LOC133984015 gene encoding tetratricopeptide repeat protein 24 — its product is MASDAAPAGEEEEVRKRRRRRKAAELCEGEGDGGAIEEFTCRGHDALQEGSTEEALSCFRTALKDAEQLQDSRLVAVCSFNLGAAYVEVGRPQKGLDFLQRAEPGPRAQRLPDLQFNIALAHNALGQSREAAAYFLQAAQLYRSQGDGASEGDACMEMSRCYSDDQDWSLAVQGFLRAADNYRVAAMLDSTAAALKEAGRHMIQSDQFSRDDIIGVLTECLSLMDSVTDPRTLGELYLSVGVSYCQLRCFQEAVPCLQQAVGPSSQWPPLLASVLHNLGAALNSVGRFTAAARYHRLAAGLYGSLGCRGDQARCFSNLALACSQLGEEEEAAESFLHALQGFRDIEDHGAQVQVCESLADCYLKQRKQQKAVQFYKQALTALSHCKESCGSVQDRLVERLTAALHQSLTVSLQRPRPHSSPVGQHVRKSDITQSPGSPSNQQPDGRKGEGPGGERWSWPWGQHTNLDQGHSISETQASGPGGTLGRGSCGAGKTRVAWEGIEKRKISWQELWEMEAFRVSFTIRAAYDVLPSPTNLSQWYGEGPTCPLCPSPASLKHILNLGRWDSLLNPLEVSWVYQRNTQEGGRPLDNPRMPSLT